In Thermodesulfovibrionales bacterium, a genomic segment contains:
- a CDS encoding NADH-quinone oxidoreductase subunit K: MNLQAAAQINSFLAAFVLLAAFAMLVQKRLYGLINLFAWQGLFLSINTALVGFVASKHHLYISSILTLSLKVFLLPYILHVLIARLKIRKEVETVMNIPLTMLIGIALVILSYHLMSPVRELSTLITRSTLAVALATVMIGLLMMITRRHAVTQIIGFLAMENGLFLAATSATYGMPLVVELGVALDVLIAAFIFGIFFFHIHTTFDTLDVEQMARLKEEE; this comes from the coding sequence ATGAATCTGCAGGCTGCTGCTCAAATAAACAGTTTTCTCGCTGCCTTCGTGCTTCTCGCCGCCTTTGCCATGCTTGTGCAGAAGAGGCTGTATGGCCTTATTAATCTCTTTGCGTGGCAGGGGCTTTTCCTGTCGATCAATACCGCCCTCGTCGGTTTTGTCGCAAGCAAGCATCATCTGTACATATCGTCAATCCTGACGCTCTCATTGAAGGTGTTCCTCCTGCCCTATATCCTTCATGTCCTCATCGCCCGTCTCAAGATCCGCAAGGAAGTGGAGACGGTCATGAACATTCCCCTTACGATGCTTATTGGTATAGCTCTTGTAATATTGTCTTACCATCTCATGTCTCCCGTAAGGGAGCTTTCGACGCTGATAACGCGATCAACGCTCGCTGTTGCCCTCGCAACGGTCATGATCGGACTCCTGATGATGATTACGAGGAGGCACGCAGTCACGCAGATCATCGGATTCCTTGCCATGGAAAACGGCCTGTTTCTTGCTGCAACAAGTGCGACCTATGGCATGCCGCTCGTAGTAGAACTGGGCGTAGCCCTTGACGTGCTGATTGCAGCGTTTATTTTTGGGATTTTCTTCTTTCATATCCATACGACCTTTGACACTCTCGACGTCGAACAGATGGCGAGACTGAAGGAGGAGGAGTGA
- a CDS encoding hydrogenase 4 subunit F → MILLILLCVPVVAATVLAFIGDRKIAPEINILGSAATCAAGLGLALQVYEQGPMMAGGKFFFVDAFNVYLAVLTSFVSMTTAIFSRRYMRREREHGRVGHVGMRFYHAMFQLFIFAMLLCLLTNNIGILWIAMELATLSTVLLVSLYRTPTAIEAAWKYFILCGVGIAQALFGTVLLYFAAEKILGEGGDALLWTNLSQVSDKLEPTVLSLAFVFLMVGYGTKVGLVPLHNWLPDAHSEGPTPISAVLSGLLLNIALYALVRCKVLVDGSTHTHHAGNIMMGFGLLSILVASFSLLRQKDIKRMFSYSSIEHMGIATFAFGLGGPIATFGALLHMLVHSLAKSAIFFTVGHASQMHWTQEMDKIKGLFKGNPLVGWGMMFGVMAIVGMPPFGIFTSEFLILTATIKDAPLLTPFLLLGVGVAFAALFRRVQPMVAGEVPTYQHPMKVAHVPVVLHMAIVLGIGLYLPEFLNRWFYTAVGLLK, encoded by the coding sequence ATGATACTCCTCATTTTGCTTTGTGTCCCGGTTGTTGCAGCGACTGTCCTCGCCTTTATCGGTGACCGGAAAATTGCGCCCGAAATAAACATTCTCGGATCGGCAGCAACGTGTGCCGCAGGTCTCGGCCTGGCACTGCAGGTTTATGAGCAGGGACCGATGATGGCGGGGGGGAAATTCTTTTTTGTCGATGCCTTCAATGTCTATCTCGCTGTTCTGACCTCGTTTGTATCGATGACAACGGCGATCTTCAGCCGGAGATATATGAGGAGGGAGAGGGAGCATGGACGGGTAGGACACGTCGGAATGCGCTTCTATCACGCGATGTTCCAGCTCTTCATCTTCGCCATGCTCCTATGCCTTCTGACGAATAATATCGGCATCCTCTGGATAGCAATGGAACTGGCAACCCTGTCAACGGTCCTCCTTGTCTCTCTCTACCGGACGCCTACCGCCATCGAGGCGGCATGGAAATATTTCATCCTCTGTGGCGTCGGCATTGCACAGGCCCTCTTTGGGACAGTCCTCCTGTATTTTGCCGCTGAAAAGATTCTCGGCGAAGGCGGCGATGCACTCCTCTGGACAAACCTGAGCCAGGTGAGCGACAAGCTTGAACCGACCGTTCTCTCCCTTGCCTTTGTCTTTCTCATGGTAGGGTATGGGACAAAGGTTGGGCTCGTGCCGCTCCACAACTGGCTTCCTGACGCCCACAGCGAGGGTCCCACACCGATCTCCGCCGTACTGTCGGGCCTTCTCTTGAATATCGCGCTCTATGCCCTCGTGAGGTGTAAGGTGCTTGTTGACGGTTCTACGCACACTCACCACGCGGGGAATATCATGATGGGATTCGGTCTTCTCTCGATCCTTGTCGCCTCCTTCTCCCTCCTGCGACAGAAGGACATCAAGCGCATGTTCTCCTATTCATCCATAGAGCACATGGGGATCGCGACCTTTGCCTTCGGCCTCGGCGGCCCGATAGCGACATTCGGCGCGCTCCTTCACATGCTCGTCCATAGCCTGGCAAAGTCTGCGATATTCTTTACCGTGGGCCATGCCTCGCAGATGCACTGGACACAGGAGATGGACAAGATAAAAGGCCTTTTTAAAGGCAACCCTCTTGTCGGCTGGGGGATGATGTTCGGAGTCATGGCGATCGTCGGCATGCCGCCCTTCGGCATCTTTACGAGCGAGTTTCTCATCCTCACTGCGACCATAAAGGATGCGCCTCTGCTGACGCCATTCCTCCTTTTAGGAGTGGGTGTGGCCTTTGCCGCACTTTTCAGGAGGGTCCAGCCGATGGTGGCAGGAGAAGTGCCGACGTATCAGCACCCGATGAAAGTGGCCCATGTGCCTGTCGTGCTTCATATGGCGATTGTCTTGGGAATAGGGCTTTATCTCCCCGAGTTCCTTAACCGGTGGTTTTACACAGCGGTGGGTTTGCTGAAATGA